AAGGCGCCCGACGCGCTCGAAGGCGTCGTGATGCCGGAGATCTCGCTCGCCGACGCGCTCGGCGCGGTCGGCAAGCCCATCCACCGCGTGCACACCGCGGGCTCGGTCGGCGCGTCGACCGCGATCTCGGCCGCGACGCTCGTCGAGAGCGGCATGTTCGGCACCGTGCTCACGCTCGGCTACGAGAAGCAGAGCGACGGCAACGCGACCTGGGCGCTCGGCGGCGGCCGCAGCGGCAGCCAGGGCGCGGGCGGCTCGTTCGCGCCGTGGATCCGCAACTACATCCGCAAGAGCGGCGCGCCCGAGCACATCGGCTGGAAGGTCGCGGTGAAGGATCGCCAGAACGCGCTCCGCAACCCGAAGGCGCACCTGCACATCCACGACATCTCGATCGAGAAGGTGAAGGAGTCCCCGATGCTGTGGGACCCGCTGCACTTCCTCGAGTCGTGCCCGTCGAGCGACGGCGCGGCGGCGATGGTGCTGACGAACGCGGCCGGCGCGAAGAAGGCGCCGAAGAAGCCGGCGTGGGTCGTCGCGCACGCGAAGCGCACCGAGTTCTCGCAGTTCCCCGGCCGCGACCCCGTGAAGCCGCAGGCCGGCGTCGATTGCGCGAAGGCGCTCTACAAGAAGGCCGGCATCACCGACCCGCGCCGCCAGATCGACTGCGCGGAGCTCTACGTGCCGTTCAGCTGGTACGAGCCGATGTGGCTCGAGGGTCATCTCATCGCGCCCGAGAACGAGGGCTGGAAGATGACGGACGCGGGCGCCACCGAGATCAAGGGCGACTTCCCCGTGAACATGTCGGGCGGCGTGCTGTCGTCGAACCCGATCGGCGCGTCGGGCATGATCCGCTGCCTCGAGGCGGCGAACCAGGTGCGCGGCACGGCGGGCGAGTACCAGGTGGACGGCGCGCGCGTCGCGCTCGGCCACGCCTACGGCGGCGCCGCGAACTACTTCGCGATGTGGATCGTGTCGTCGGACCCGAGCCCGACGTTCTAGGGCGCACGGCCCGGGAGCGTCGCGCCGCGCGACGCCGCCGGTCGACCGCATGACGACCGAGACGTGGATCGCGCTCGCCCCGACGCTCGCGCTCGTCGCGTTCGCCGCCGGCGTGCAGGGCTTCTTCGGCTTCGGCTACGGCATCATCACGATGGGCGTCCTGACGGCGCGCGTCGACATCGTGCACGCCTCCGCCTTCGTGAACCTGACGGCGCTCGCGCTCTCGCTCGCGATGGTCGCGCGCGCGCACGGCCACGTGATGTGGCCGCTCGTCGCGCGCATCGTGCCCTCGCTCGTCGTCGGGCTCGTCGTCGGGCTGCTCGCCCTGAGCCGGCTCCCGCGCGACCTGCTCGTCGGCCTGCTCGGCGCGACGATCGTCGGCATCTCCGCCTGGAACGTGTTCGGGCGCCCGATGCCGCCGCGCGCGTCGGCGCCGCTCGACGTCGGCGTCGGCTTCGTCTCCGGCCTCTTCAGCGGCGCGTTCCAGACGGGCGGGCCGCCGCTCGTCGTGCACCTCTACCGGCGGCCCGAGCCGCCGCTCGCGATCGTCGTGACGCTGCAGATGATCTTCGTCGCGAGCGGCCTCGCGCGGCTCGGTCTCGCGGGAACGCAGGGGCTGATCCCGCGCGCGACGGCCGTCGAGGCGCTCGTGGCGACGCCGGCCGTCGTCGCCGGCACGCTCGCGGGCGTCGCGCTCGCGCACCGCACCGACCCGGCTCGCTTCCGGCGCGCGGCGTGGGTCGCGCTCGGCGCGCTGGGCGTCGCGCTGCTCGTCTCGGTCGCGCGCGGCGCGGGCGCGCCGTGAGTGCGGCCGGCGTTCGCCGCTACAGCCACCGCTACAGCCACATGGCGTAGAGCCACGCGAGCGCGCCGAGCACGAGGAGCGTGACGAGCGCGCCCGCCGCGAGCACGGCCGGCGTCGCGCGCGAGCCCTCGTCGTGCGACTCCTCGTCGTACTCGACGTCCCGCACCAGCTCCTCGATCCGCATCTCGGCGGCGTCGCGCTTGTCGTCGCGGTGGTGGAGCTGGTCGGCGGCCTCGGCCCCGAGCGCGTCGTCCTGCGAGCGTTCCCTGGTCGTCATCGGCGGTCGTCTCCCGGGATCGCGCCGAGCGGCGTGTCCCCTTCGAGCGCGGCGAGATGATGCGCGATCCGCCACGCGTGGTGTGCGACGCGCTCCGCCCAGCGGTGCGCGTCCATGCGCTCGAGCGCCGTCTCCGTCGGGATCGCGCCCGCCGCGGTCGCGGCGACCGCGCGCTCGCGCGCCGCGTGCTCGGACGCCTCGAGCTCGGAGGCGAGCTTCGCGAGCGCGTCGCCGCCGCGCCGCGCGTCCTGCGCGCACGCGCGCAGCAGGTCGCTCGCGCGCGCGCGCAGCGCGGCCAGCTCCGGGTCGGCGCGCAGCGCGTCGATGCGGTCGGTCTGGTGGCCGCGCGCGACGAGCCGGTCGAGGCGGTCGAGCGCGTGCAGCGCGTGCATCACGCGCTGCTGGGCGAGCGACGGGCGGCCGGCGGCGCGCGCCGGCACGACCGGGATCGCGGCGAGATAGGCCTGCGTCTCGCCGACGGCGAGCTCGACGAGGTCGAGCCGCTCGCGCGCGCCCGCGCGCCCGTCGAGCAGCTCGCCGAGCGTCGCGAACGTCTTGCGCGCGAGCTCGTCGAGCGTCGGGCCGAGCGCGCGCGCGGCGATCGCCGGCTCGGCGAGCAGCCGGCGGTCGAGCCGGCGCGTGAAGGGCGTCGGCCGATCGCGCACGATCGCCTCGACGAGCCTCGCGAACGGCCGCGCGACGGGCAGCACGGCGACGACGCCGGCGAAGTTGAAGAACGTGTGGAACGCGACGAGCGCGAGCTCGGGGCGCTGCGCGGCGACGTCCGGCGCGAAGCGCGCGACCGCCGCGGCGAACGCGGGCAGCAGCGCGAACGCGCCGATGCCCGTCAGCACGTTGTAGATCACGTGGGCGAGGCCGGTGCGGCGCGCGGGGAGCGACGCGCCGATGGTCGCGAGCGCCGCCGTCGCGGTCGTCGCGACGTCCATGCCGACGACGAGCGCCGCGGCCTGCGGCAGCGCGACGAGCCCGTTCGAGAGCGCGACGATCGCGAGCGCGACGCCCGCGCTCGACGACTGCGTGACGAGCGTGATCGCGGCGCCGATGCCGACGAGCTCCGCGCGACCGACCCACGTGTCGGGCGGGAAGTGCGCGGGCTCGACGAGCCCCTGGAAGCCGGCGAGCCCGTCGCGCAGCGCGTCGATGCCCATGAAGAGGAGCGCGAAGCCCGCGAGCGCACCGCCCGCGTCGCGCGCGCGCCCGCGCGCGAACAGGCGCGCGAGCACGCCGGGGAGCAGCGCGACGGGCGCGATCGCGCCGAGCTCGAGCTGCACGCCGAAGGCCGCCACGATCCAGCCCGTGACGGTCGTGCCCACGTTCGATCCGATCACGATGCCGAGCGCGTTCGCGAAGTCGAGCAGGCCCGAGCCGACGAAGCCGACAGCGAGCACGGTCGTCGCGCTCGACGACTGGATCAGCGCCGTCAGCACGGCGCCTGTCGCCGCGCCGCTCGTCGGGCTGCGCGTCAGCCGCTCGAGCGTGCGCTCGAGCCCGCGCCCGGCGACGCCGCGCAGCCCGTCGGTCATCGTCAGCATGCCGAGGAGGAACAGGGCGAGACCGCCCGCGCTGCGGATCAGGCTCTCGGTCATGGGGCCCTCTCGTGCAAGCGTCGCGCCACCGCCGGTGCGACTTCGCGCCCGCGCACGGGCCGCGAGCGGGGCGCGCGGCCTCGCACGCCGCGTCCGGTGCGGTCGCGCGTCACGCCGCTCGCATCGCCCTCGCGCCTTCGCGCGTGCACGCGCGACTTCGCGATGGTATGCCGCGTGCAACGCCACGCCGCCGAGGAGGTCCGCTCCATGTCGACCGCGAAGCCCGGCCTGACCGTTCTCTACGAGCGTCTTCGCGAGCGCCGGCGCGCGCTCGAGCGGCGCCTCGGCCGCGTGACCGGAGACCGGCGGCGCGAAGGCGGCGCGCTCGACCCCGACTTCGCCGAGCAGGCCGTGCAGCGCGAGAACGACGAAGTGCTCGACGTGCTGTCGGACACCGAGCGCGTGGAGCTCGGGCACATCGACGCGGCGCTCGCGCGCATCGACGCGGGCTGCTTCGGCATCTGCGACGCGTGCGGCGCGGACATCGACCCGATGCGGCTCGACGCGCTGCCGAGCGCGGACCTCTGCGTCGACTGCGCGACCGAGCGCGAGCACACGAGCGCGCGCTCCTGACGCGCGGGCCCGCGCCGCCGCCCGGCGCTGCCCGGGATCCCATCGCGACGCGCCGATCGCGCCTGTGGCTCGGCGCGGAGCACGTCTTCAAGGAGCCGCTCCCGCCCGCGCCGGCCGAC
This Myxococcota bacterium DNA region includes the following protein-coding sequences:
- a CDS encoding thiolase domain-containing protein, encoding MAAERCAIVGLGQTKYKRKLDVSLDGLVRDAALEALADAELTWKDIDAVVIGKAPDALEGVVMPEISLADALGAVGKPIHRVHTAGSVGASTAISAATLVESGMFGTVLTLGYEKQSDGNATWALGGGRSGSQGAGGSFAPWIRNYIRKSGAPEHIGWKVAVKDRQNALRNPKAHLHIHDISIEKVKESPMLWDPLHFLESCPSSDGAAAMVLTNAAGAKKAPKKPAWVVAHAKRTEFSQFPGRDPVKPQAGVDCAKALYKKAGITDPRRQIDCAELYVPFSWYEPMWLEGHLIAPENEGWKMTDAGATEIKGDFPVNMSGGVLSSNPIGASGMIRCLEAANQVRGTAGEYQVDGARVALGHAYGGAANYFAMWIVSSDPSPTF
- a CDS encoding sulfite exporter TauE/SafE family protein — protein: MTTETWIALAPTLALVAFAAGVQGFFGFGYGIITMGVLTARVDIVHASAFVNLTALALSLAMVARAHGHVMWPLVARIVPSLVVGLVVGLLALSRLPRDLLVGLLGATIVGISAWNVFGRPMPPRASAPLDVGVGFVSGLFSGAFQTGGPPLVVHLYRRPEPPLAIVVTLQMIFVASGLARLGLAGTQGLIPRATAVEALVATPAVVAGTLAGVALAHRTDPARFRRAAWVALGALGVALLVSVARGAGAP
- a CDS encoding Na/Pi symporter — translated: MTESLIRSAGGLALFLLGMLTMTDGLRGVAGRGLERTLERLTRSPTSGAATGAVLTALIQSSSATTVLAVGFVGSGLLDFANALGIVIGSNVGTTVTGWIVAAFGVQLELGAIAPVALLPGVLARLFARGRARDAGGALAGFALLFMGIDALRDGLAGFQGLVEPAHFPPDTWVGRAELVGIGAAITLVTQSSSAGVALAIVALSNGLVALPQAAALVVGMDVATTATAALATIGASLPARRTGLAHVIYNVLTGIGAFALLPAFAAAVARFAPDVAAQRPELALVAFHTFFNFAGVVAVLPVARPFARLVEAIVRDRPTPFTRRLDRRLLAEPAIAARALGPTLDELARKTFATLGELLDGRAGARERLDLVELAVGETQAYLAAIPVVPARAAGRPSLAQQRVMHALHALDRLDRLVARGHQTDRIDALRADPELAALRARASDLLRACAQDARRGGDALAKLASELEASEHAARERAVAATAAGAIPTETALERMDAHRWAERVAHHAWRIAHHLAALEGDTPLGAIPGDDRR
- a CDS encoding TraR/DksA family transcriptional regulator gives rise to the protein MSTAKPGLTVLYERLRERRRALERRLGRVTGDRRREGGALDPDFAEQAVQRENDEVLDVLSDTERVELGHIDAALARIDAGCFGICDACGADIDPMRLDALPSADLCVDCATEREHTSARS